One stretch of Variovorax sp. TBS-050B DNA includes these proteins:
- a CDS encoding zinc-dependent peptidase, whose amino-acid sequence MFKWLRRLRALPPIPEAAWQATLDRYTFLRELPAADRERLRTLSAEFLRDKEFHGTQGFVITDEVALAIAAQAVLPVLHLEGGLDWYDDFVGIVVHPSEVVARRKVVDDAQVVHEYDEVVAGEAMDRGPVMLSWQDVLASGITRNGGYNVVIHEFAHKIDMRGGDADGCPPLPPGFAGQRSAREARAAWLAVLQPAYEDFREKTILAERFGAEPPWLDDYAATSISEFFAVACEAYFVNRAAFERDFPAVLALFDAFFGRRRKG is encoded by the coding sequence ATGTTCAAGTGGCTGCGCCGTCTGCGCGCCCTGCCCCCGATCCCGGAGGCCGCCTGGCAGGCGACGCTCGATCGCTACACCTTCCTGCGCGAGCTGCCCGCGGCCGACCGCGAGCGGCTGCGCACCTTGTCGGCCGAATTCCTGCGCGACAAGGAATTCCACGGCACGCAGGGATTCGTGATCACCGACGAGGTCGCACTCGCGATCGCGGCCCAGGCGGTGCTGCCCGTGCTGCACCTCGAAGGCGGCCTGGACTGGTACGACGATTTCGTTGGCATCGTCGTCCATCCCTCCGAGGTGGTCGCGCGCCGCAAGGTGGTCGACGACGCGCAGGTGGTGCACGAATACGACGAAGTCGTGGCCGGCGAAGCCATGGACCGCGGCCCCGTCATGCTGAGCTGGCAGGACGTGCTCGCGAGCGGCATCACGCGCAACGGCGGCTACAACGTGGTGATCCACGAGTTCGCGCACAAGATCGACATGCGCGGCGGCGACGCCGACGGCTGCCCGCCGCTGCCGCCCGGCTTTGCCGGCCAACGCAGCGCGCGCGAAGCCCGTGCCGCCTGGCTGGCGGTGCTGCAGCCCGCCTACGAGGACTTCCGCGAAAAGACGATTCTTGCGGAGCGCTTCGGCGCCGAGCCGCCGTGGCTCGACGACTATGCAGCCACGTCGATCAGCGAATTCTTCGCGGTGGCCTGCGAGGCCTACTTCGTGAATCGCGCGGCTTTTGAACGGGACTTTCCCGCGGTGCTCGCGCTGTTCGACGCGTTCTTCGGCCGCCGCCGCAAGGGCTGA
- a CDS encoding peptidylprolyl isomerase has protein sequence MSNPKVELHIKNFGVITLELDSAKAPKSAENFVSYVKNGHYDNTVFHRVIPGFMVQGGGFEPGMKQKPTGAEIENEANNGLKNDVYTVAMARTSAPHSATAQFFINVADNGFLNHTAPSAQGWGYAVFGKVTGGTDVVDKIKAVKTGRKGFHDDVPLEDVVIEKAVLVSE, from the coding sequence ATGAGCAACCCCAAAGTCGAACTGCACATCAAGAACTTCGGCGTGATCACGCTCGAACTCGACAGCGCCAAGGCGCCGAAGTCGGCCGAGAACTTCGTCAGCTACGTGAAGAACGGTCACTACGACAACACCGTGTTCCATCGCGTGATCCCCGGCTTCATGGTGCAGGGCGGCGGTTTCGAGCCCGGCATGAAGCAGAAGCCCACCGGCGCCGAGATCGAGAACGAGGCCAACAACGGCCTCAAGAACGACGTCTACACCGTGGCCATGGCACGCACCAGCGCACCGCACTCGGCCACGGCCCAGTTCTTCATCAACGTGGCGGACAACGGCTTCCTGAACCACACCGCGCCGTCGGCCCAGGGCTGGGGCTATGCGGTATTCGGCAAGGTCACCGGCGGCACCGACGTGGTCGACAAGATCAAGGCCGTGAAGACGGGCCGCAAGGGCTTCCACGACGACGTGCCGCTCGAGGACGTGGTGATCGAGAAGGCCGTCCTGGTCTCCGAGTAA
- a CDS encoding UDP-2,3-diacylglucosamine diphosphatase: protein MTANPTFQELIAPPAWRTVDLISDLHLQAGEPATFEAWRGYLETTPADALIILGDLFEVWVGDDAAALPGFEADCAELLRRTAARLPVYFMHGNRDFLVGPPLAERCGFTLLGDPTVLVLHGERWLLSHGDILCLDDTDYLRFRAQVRTPEWQAAFLARPLAERRALARSMRTQSEDRKRDPSAVWADVDGDAAREWLRQARASTLVHGHTHRPADHDLGDGLRRMVLSDWDVAAHPPRAQLLCLSPAGAQRVDLR from the coding sequence ATGACGGCGAATCCGACGTTCCAGGAACTCATCGCCCCGCCCGCCTGGCGCACCGTCGACCTGATCTCCGACCTGCATCTGCAGGCCGGCGAGCCCGCCACCTTCGAGGCATGGCGCGGCTACCTCGAAACCACGCCGGCCGATGCGCTGATCATCCTCGGCGACCTGTTCGAGGTGTGGGTGGGCGACGACGCCGCCGCCCTGCCCGGCTTCGAGGCCGACTGCGCCGAACTGCTGCGCCGCACAGCCGCGCGGCTGCCGGTGTACTTCATGCACGGCAACCGCGATTTCCTCGTCGGCCCGCCGCTCGCCGAAAGATGCGGCTTCACGCTGCTCGGCGATCCGACGGTGCTCGTGCTGCACGGCGAACGCTGGCTGCTGAGCCACGGCGACATCCTCTGCCTCGACGACACCGACTACCTGCGCTTCCGGGCCCAGGTGCGCACGCCCGAGTGGCAGGCCGCGTTCCTCGCGCGCCCGCTCGCCGAGCGCCGCGCGCTCGCGCGCTCGATGCGCACGCAAAGCGAGGACCGCAAGCGCGATCCGTCCGCCGTCTGGGCCGACGTCGATGGCGATGCCGCGCGCGAATGGCTGCGGCAGGCGCGCGCAAGCACGCTGGTGCACGGTCACACGCACCGGCCCGCCGATCACGACCTGGGCGACGGCCTGCGCCGCATGGTGCTCAGCGACTGGGACGTGGCCGCGCATCCGCCGCGCGCGCAGCTGCTGTGCCTTTCCCCGGCCGGCGCGCAACGCGTCGATCTGCGCTAG
- a CDS encoding tetratricopeptide repeat protein: MKHVAFTRLSAIALALLLGLLGSAAHANDYDDVNQLLRQGKSNEALAKADAYIVGKPRDPQMRFLRGVILTEQKKQNEAIAAFTQLTQDFPELPEPYNNLAALYAAQSKFDQARAALEQALRLNPNYATAHENLGDVYARLAAQEYVRAQQFASTNASVAPKLSLIRQIFNPKTEAEAAALPAAPPEVRKPVGRISK; this comes from the coding sequence ATGAAGCACGTCGCGTTCACCAGACTCTCCGCCATCGCCCTTGCACTGCTCCTCGGCCTGCTCGGTTCGGCCGCGCACGCCAACGACTACGACGACGTCAACCAGCTGCTGCGCCAGGGCAAGTCGAACGAGGCGCTCGCCAAGGCCGACGCCTACATCGTCGGCAAGCCGCGCGATCCGCAGATGCGCTTCCTGCGCGGCGTGATCCTCACCGAACAGAAGAAGCAGAACGAGGCGATCGCCGCGTTCACGCAGCTCACGCAGGACTTCCCCGAACTGCCCGAGCCCTACAACAACCTGGCCGCGCTCTATGCCGCGCAGAGCAAGTTCGACCAGGCCCGCGCCGCGCTCGAGCAGGCGCTCCGGCTCAACCCGAACTACGCCACCGCGCACGAGAACCTGGGCGACGTCTACGCCAGGCTCGCCGCGCAGGAGTACGTCCGCGCGCAGCAGTTCGCGAGCACCAACGCCAGCGTCGCGCCCAAGCTCTCGCTGATCCGCCAGATTTTCAATCCCAAGACCGAAGCCGAAGCCGCCGCCCTGCCGGCCGCGCCGCCCGAGGTCCGCAAGCCCGTCGGCCGCATCAGCAAGTAG
- a CDS encoding peptidylprolyl isomerase, whose product MTIQALSLSARFNRRGALALAAALAFAGAVHAQQAAPRVKLATSAGDIVVELDAAKAPKTVENFLQYVKDKHYDGTVFHRVIDGFMIQGGGFTAEMQQKPTRAPVPLEASNGLKNDRYTIAMARTGNPNSATSQFFINVKNNDSLNAPNPDGYGYTVFGKVVAGTDVVDKIRAVPTGNKGGMQNVPLDPIIIKSAALAN is encoded by the coding sequence TTGACGATCCAAGCCCTTTCCCTGTCCGCCCGCTTCAACCGCCGCGGCGCGCTCGCGCTGGCCGCCGCACTGGCCTTCGCCGGTGCCGTGCATGCGCAGCAGGCCGCGCCGCGCGTGAAGCTCGCCACCTCGGCCGGCGACATCGTGGTCGAACTCGATGCGGCCAAGGCGCCGAAGACGGTCGAGAACTTCCTGCAGTACGTGAAGGACAAGCACTACGACGGCACGGTGTTCCACCGCGTGATCGACGGCTTCATGATCCAGGGCGGCGGCTTCACGGCCGAGATGCAACAAAAGCCTACGCGCGCACCGGTCCCGCTGGAGGCCTCGAACGGCCTCAAGAACGACCGCTACACCATCGCGATGGCGCGCACCGGCAACCCCAACTCGGCCACCTCGCAGTTCTTCATCAACGTGAAGAACAACGATTCGCTCAACGCGCCCAATCCCGACGGCTACGGCTATACCGTGTTCGGCAAGGTCGTGGCCGGCACCGACGTGGTCGACAAGATCCGCGCCGTGCCAACCGGTAACAAGGGCGGCATGCAGAACGTGCCGCTCGACCCCATCATCATCAAGTCCGCCGCGCTGGCGAACTGA